The genomic interval TTAGAAATTGCTAATGCTTTTGTAAGAGACAGAGCTTTATTTTTATTTCATTTTAAAATAACTATGCTTGAAGCTCTTATAGGACTTGCCTTAGGAATTTTCTTTGCTTGTCTTTTAGCAATAATTATGGATAGTTTTGAAATAATTAACAAGATAGTCTATCCTTTATTGATATTTACACAGACTATTCCAACCATAGCTCTAGCTCCTATCTTAGTGCTTTGGCTTGGTTATGATATGACACCAAAAATTGTTTTGATAGTTATAAATACCACCTTTCCTATTATCATAAGCATACTTGATGGTTTTAGGCATTGTGATAAAGATGCTATACAGTTATTAAAGCTTATGAATGCAAGTAGGTGGCAAATTCTTTACCATTTAAAAATTCCAACAGCTTTAACTTACTTCTATGCTGGATTAAGAGTCAGTGTTTCATATGCTTTTATTTCAGCTGTTGTATCTGAGTGGCTTGGAGGCTTTGAAGGACTTGGTGTATTTATGATAAGAGCGAAAAAAGCTTTTGATTATGATACTATGTTTGCAATAATTATTTTAGTATCAGCTATAAGTTTAATTAGTATGGAACTTGTTAAAAGAAGTGAAAAGAAATTTATAAAATGGAAATATTTAGAGGAGGAAGAAAATGAAAAAGATTAAGTATTTGTTATTTGGGATTTTTACAATTTTTATGTTAGCTGCCTGTGGAGAAAAGAAAGAAGAAGCTAAGACAGAAGCTCCTGTCGAATTGAAAAAGGTTGACTTCTTACTAGATTGGGTACCTAACACTAATCACACTGGACTTTTTGTTGCTAAAGAAAAAGGATATTTTGCTGAAGAAGGGATAGACTTAGATATAAAGCAACCTGCAAATGAAAGCACATCAGATTTAATTATTAATAATAAAGCACCTATGGGTATATATTTCCAAGATTATATGGCTTCTAAACTAGCAAAAGGAGCTCCTATAACTGCTATAGCTGCTATCATAGAAAATAATACTTCTGGAATAATAACTAATAAAAACTTAAATATCAATAGTCCAAAAGAATTAGCAGGACATAAATATGGAACTTGGGATATTCCTATAGAACTTAATATGTTACAATTTATAATGGAAAAAGATGGTGGAGATTACTCAAAAGTTGAACTTGTTCCTAATACTGATGATAACTCAATAACTCCTCTATCAAATGGAGTTTTCGATGCAGCTCCTGTATATTATGCTTGGGATAAAATTATGGGAGATAGTTTAGGAATTGAAACTAATTTCTTTTACTATAAAGATTATGCTCCTGAATTAAACTTTTATTCGCCTGTTATAATCGCTAATAACGATTATTTAAAGGATAATAAAGAAGAGGCTATAAAGATATTAAGAGCTATAAAAAAAGGTTATCAATATGCTATAGAGCATCCAGAAGAAGCTGCTGAAATTTTAATAAAATATGCTCCTGAACTTGAAAATAAAAAAGCTATGATAATAGAATCTCAAAAATATCTAGCTAGTCAATATGCAACTGATAAAGATAAATGGGGATATATAGATCCAGTTCGTTGGAATGCTTTCTATAATTGGCTAAATGAAAAAGGATTAACTAAGAATCCTATACCAGAAAATACAGGTTTTTCAAACGATTATTTAGAATAAAGGACAAAAATGAAGAAAACATTAGAAATTAAAAATTTATCTTATTCTTTTGGAGATAACCATATTCTAAAAGATATAAATATTTATGTTAAAGAAAATGAAATGGTTGCTATAGTAGGTAGTAGTGGAGTTGGAAAATCTACTCTTTTCAATCTTATTGCTGGTGTTTTAAAAAAACAAAGTGGTGAAATTACTATTGATGGAAGTGATGATTACATAGGTAAGGTTGCCTATATGTTACAAAAAGATTTACTTTTTGAGCATAAAACAATAATTAATAATGTAATTTTACCTCTAATTATAGCAAAAATAGATAAAAAAGTTGCACTTGAAGAAGGAAGAAAAATTTTAAAACAATTCAATTTAGAAAAATATGCTGATAAGTATCCTAAGCAGTTAAGTGGAGGAATGAGACAAAGAGTAGCACTTATTAGAACTTATATGTTTAAAAGAAATATTTTTCTTTTAGACGAAGCTTTTTCAGCTCTTGATGCTATAACTAAAAAAGAGTTACATAAATGGTATCTCAATCTAAAAAAAGAGTTTAACTTAACAACTTTACTTATAACTCATGATATTGAAGAAGCTATATTTTTAAGTGATAGAATTTATATCTTAGCTAATAAACCAGGAGAAATTATAAAAGAAATAAAAATTGAAATTAATCCTAATGAAGATATAGATGTACAAAGATTATTTTACAAAAAAGAAATTTTAAATATTATGAATATTGAATAAAAAAAGGTTGACATATTCGTAAAATAACTTTAGAATAAATATATAACATTTTATATCAGAAAGGAGATTAATATGAATTTAGTTGTTTTAAATGGAAGACTTGTTAGAGACCCTGAATTAAAATTTGGACAAAGTGGGAAGGCATACTCAAGATTTTCAATAGCAGTTGATAGACCTTTTCAAACTTCAACTGATTCTCAAACAGCTGATTTTATAAACTGTGTAGCTTTTGGAAAGACAGCTGAGTTTATAGGCGAATATTTTAGAAAAGGAAGAAAAATTTTACTTAAAGGAAGTTTACAAATGAATCAATATGAGTCAGAAGGTAAGAAACTAACTACTTATGTTGTTATTGCAGAAAATGTAGAATTTGGAGAAGCAAAAGCAAATACAAACGCAGGAGGAAATGATTATAAAGCTCCTAGCAATGCAGTTATGGAAACTTCTAATTTTGAAGAATTTCATTCTGGAGATGATAATATAGAAAGTGCACCTGTGGCTGATGATGAATTCCCATTCTAGTTTGGAGGAAATATGGAAGATAAAAAATATGTAAATATAACAAAAGTATATACAAAGAGAGGAGATAAAGGAGAAACTGATTTACTTGGTGGAAGTGCAGCAAGAAAAGATAGTTTAAAAGTTGAGTCTTATGGTTGCATAGATGAAACTTCTTCTTTCATAGGCCTTGCAAGATATTATACAAAAAATAAAGTTATAAAAGAAAGATTAAAAGAAATTCAAAATAAACTATTGGTTCTAGGTGGTTTCTTAGCTAGTGATGATAAAGGTAAAGAAATGATGAAGGATCAAATCAAAGAGGAAGATATAAAGTTATTGGAAGAATACATTGATGAATATAATCAAAAATTACCTCCATTAACACATTTTATTTTACCTGGTGATGATGAAGTTGCTGCTCATTTCCATGTAGCTAGAACTGTAGTGAGAAGAGCTGAAAGAAGGATAGTTTCTCTTGCAGCACAAGAAGATTTAAATCCACTTATTCAAAAATATGTAAATAGACTATCAGACTTAATGTTTGTACTTGCTAGATATTCAGAAGAAGTGGAAAATAAAAAATGGAAAAGTACAAATTTAAATATTTAAGATACTAAAAAAGGGGTTAAATTTAACCCCTTTTAGCATTTTATTTTAAGTTTTTTAATAGTTCAACTAAGTATTTATAGTATTTTTCAACAGAAGCTATTTCCATTTTTTCCTTAGGAGTATGTACATCATAAATGTTAGGTCCTATTGAAATCATATCTAGATCTGGATAGTGAGTAGAAATTGCTCCACATTCAAGTCCAGCATGAATAACTGTTACTTGCATATCTTCATTAAATAAATCTTTATAAGTTTTTACCGCTGTATCTCTTAAGTGAGATACTGGTCTAAATCTCCATTCAGGATATCCTTCACCAACTTCATAATTTACTTTATGTTCTTTTATAATATTTACTATTTTTTCTTCTAAGCTATCTAAAACACTAGGTTCAGAACTTCTTAAAGAAGTAATAATAGTTATTTTATCATCTATAAGTTTAACTATTGCTAGATTATCAGAACTTTCAACTATATCAGGATATTCTTTTAACCAAGTATTTACTCCTGTAGGTAAAGTATTTATTAGAGATAAAAGTCTTTCAAATACATCATTAGAGAAAGCTTCATTAGAACTATTTTCAAGTTTAGTTATTTCAAAAGTTATATTTTTATCTTGAGCTTTATATTTGTTTTTAAAGTTTTCAAAAACTTCTTTCACTTTAAGAGTAAAACTTTCTGAAGCATCCTTATCAATAGCTATATCAAAATAGCATTCTCTAGGAATGGCATTATCTTTAGTTCCACCTTTAATATCACATAATCTTATATCAAATTCTTTCTTTAATTGTATTATTAATTCATTGATAACTTTATTTGCATTTAATCTATTCTTATGAATTTCTGCTCCTGAATGTCCTCCAAATAGATTTTTAACTTCTAATCTAAAGAATTCCGGATTAGCGATATTAAGTTTTTCTTTCTTATCATCAAATATTGCTCTTATAGTTCTTCCACCAGCACTACCAACAGTTACCCATGCCTCTTCTTCTGAATCAATATTAATTAACATTTTTCCTGTTAAAATATTATCTTCTAGTCCAAGAGCTCCTCCCATTGTTGTTTCTTCTTCTACAGTAACAAGTAATTCAATTTGAGGATGTTCTATAGTGTTATCTTCAAGAACAGCTAGTCCCATAGCAACAGCTATTCCATTATCAGCTCCAAGAGTAGTTTTATTAGCTCTTAAATAATTTCCATCTACTATTAAATCAATTCCATCTGTTTTAAAATTATGGTTAGAATCTAAATCTTTTTCACAAACCATATCCATATGACCTTGAAGTATTACTCCAGGAGAGTTTTCATAATTTTTACTTGCTGCTTTTTTAATTACTATATTATTCATTTTATCTTGATATACTTCTAAACCAAGTTTTTTAGCTGTATCTACTAGAAAGTCACTAACAGCTTTTTCATTTCCTGATTCTCTTGGAATTTTTGATAATTCTTCAAAATAGTAAAATACTCTTTCTGGTTTTAAATTAACTAATTTATTTGACATAATTTTCTCCTTTTACATCATTCCTGGCATCATTCCACCAGCACCCATTGAAGCTTTTTCTTCTTCTTTTTTATGTGCTATAACAACTTCTGTAGTTAAAAGTAATGAAGCAACAGAAGTAGAATTTTGTATTGCAGCTCTTGTAACTTTTGCAGGATCTATAATTCCAGATTCTATCATATTAACATATTTTTCATTTTTAGCATCAAATCCAAAACCTTTAGGTGACATTCTTACTTTTTCTAAAACAACACCACCATTTAATCCACAGTTTTCTGCTATTTGTTTAATAGGAGCTTCTAGGGCTCTTTTTACAATTTCAATACCCATAGCAATTTCACCAGTTTCATTGAAATCTTTCATAGAATCAATTATATCTAATAGAATTGTTCCTCCACCTGCAACTATTCCTTCTTCAAC from Fusobacterium pseudoperiodonticum carries:
- a CDS encoding ABC transporter substrate-binding protein, with product MKKIKYLLFGIFTIFMLAACGEKKEEAKTEAPVELKKVDFLLDWVPNTNHTGLFVAKEKGYFAEEGIDLDIKQPANESTSDLIINNKAPMGIYFQDYMASKLAKGAPITAIAAIIENNTSGIITNKNLNINSPKELAGHKYGTWDIPIELNMLQFIMEKDGGDYSKVELVPNTDDNSITPLSNGVFDAAPVYYAWDKIMGDSLGIETNFFYYKDYAPELNFYSPVIIANNDYLKDNKEEAIKILRAIKKGYQYAIEHPEEAAEILIKYAPELENKKAMIIESQKYLASQYATDKDKWGYIDPVRWNAFYNWLNEKGLTKNPIPENTGFSNDYLE
- a CDS encoding ATP-binding cassette domain-containing protein; this translates as MKKTLEIKNLSYSFGDNHILKDINIYVKENEMVAIVGSSGVGKSTLFNLIAGVLKKQSGEITIDGSDDYIGKVAYMLQKDLLFEHKTIINNVILPLIIAKIDKKVALEEGRKILKQFNLEKYADKYPKQLSGGMRQRVALIRTYMFKRNIFLLDEAFSALDAITKKELHKWYLNLKKEFNLTTLLITHDIEEAIFLSDRIYILANKPGEIIKEIKIEINPNEDIDVQRLFYKKEILNIMNIE
- a CDS encoding aminoacyl-histidine dipeptidase — translated: MSNKLVNLKPERVFYYFEELSKIPRESGNEKAVSDFLVDTAKKLGLEVYQDKMNNIVIKKAASKNYENSPGVILQGHMDMVCEKDLDSNHNFKTDGIDLIVDGNYLRANKTTLGADNGIAVAMGLAVLEDNTIEHPQIELLVTVEEETTMGGALGLEDNILTGKMLINIDSEEEAWVTVGSAGGRTIRAIFDDKKEKLNIANPEFFRLEVKNLFGGHSGAEIHKNRLNANKVINELIIQLKKEFDIRLCDIKGGTKDNAIPRECYFDIAIDKDASESFTLKVKEVFENFKNKYKAQDKNITFEITKLENSSNEAFSNDVFERLLSLINTLPTGVNTWLKEYPDIVESSDNLAIVKLIDDKITIITSLRSSEPSVLDSLEEKIVNIIKEHKVNYEVGEGYPEWRFRPVSHLRDTAVKTYKDLFNEDMQVTVIHAGLECGAISTHYPDLDMISIGPNIYDVHTPKEKMEIASVEKYYKYLVELLKNLK
- a CDS encoding ABC transporter permease — its product is MKKFLNRNISFISIIILIAVWQVCGNLGLLPKFIFPTPLEIANAFVRDRALFLFHFKITMLEALIGLALGIFFACLLAIIMDSFEIINKIVYPLLIFTQTIPTIALAPILVLWLGYDMTPKIVLIVINTTFPIIISILDGFRHCDKDAIQLLKLMNASRWQILYHLKIPTALTYFYAGLRVSVSYAFISAVVSEWLGGFEGLGVFMIRAKKAFDYDTMFAIIILVSAISLISMELVKRSEKKFIKWKYLEEEENEKD
- a CDS encoding single-stranded DNA-binding protein, yielding MNLVVLNGRLVRDPELKFGQSGKAYSRFSIAVDRPFQTSTDSQTADFINCVAFGKTAEFIGEYFRKGRKILLKGSLQMNQYESEGKKLTTYVVIAENVEFGEAKANTNAGGNDYKAPSNAVMETSNFEEFHSGDDNIESAPVADDEFPF
- a CDS encoding cob(I)yrinic acid a,c-diamide adenosyltransferase; translation: MEDKKYVNITKVYTKRGDKGETDLLGGSAARKDSLKVESYGCIDETSSFIGLARYYTKNKVIKERLKEIQNKLLVLGGFLASDDKGKEMMKDQIKEEDIKLLEEYIDEYNQKLPPLTHFILPGDDEVAAHFHVARTVVRRAERRIVSLAAQEDLNPLIQKYVNRLSDLMFVLARYSEEVENKKWKSTNLNI